In one Mesorhizobium australicum genomic region, the following are encoded:
- the rpsE gene encoding 30S ribosomal protein S5 has protein sequence MAQERREGGRDRGRDREEKDSEFVDKLVHINRVAKVVKGGRRFGFAALVVVGDQKGRVGFGHGKAREVPEAIRKATEAAKRELIFVPLRSGRTLHHDVSGRHGAGKVLLRAAKPGTGIIAGGPMRAVFETLGMHDVVAKSMGSSNPYNMVRATFDALKNQVHPKDIAAQRGIKYSALQARRGAAAGEE, from the coding sequence ATGGCACAAGAACGTCGGGAAGGCGGCCGCGATCGCGGTCGTGACCGCGAGGAAAAGGACAGCGAGTTCGTCGACAAGCTGGTCCACATCAACCGTGTCGCCAAGGTGGTGAAGGGTGGCCGTCGCTTCGGCTTCGCAGCCCTCGTCGTCGTCGGCGACCAGAAGGGCCGCGTCGGCTTCGGCCACGGCAAGGCGCGCGAAGTGCCGGAGGCGATCCGCAAGGCGACCGAGGCCGCCAAGCGCGAGCTGATCTTCGTCCCGCTGCGCTCCGGCCGCACGCTGCATCACGACGTGTCGGGCCGTCACGGCGCCGGCAAGGTCCTGCTGCGCGCAGCCAAGCCCGGCACGGGCATCATCGCAGGCGGCCCGATGCGCGCCGTCTTCGAGACGCTCGGCATGCATGACGTCGTCGCCAAGTCGATGGGTTCGTCGAATCCGTACAACATGGTGCGCGCCACCTTCGACGCCCTGAAGAACCAGGTCCACCCGAAGGACATCGCTGCCCAGCGCGGCATCAAGTATTCCGCGCTCCAGGCGCGCCGCGGCGCTGCCGCCGGCGAAGAATAA
- a CDS encoding DUF805 domain-containing protein yields the protein MKTYFTSIAHNLASLWRFSGNDGRGLFWPYTITVAILIYAAMMSAMVPEMERTVSGMTRPEDVFSIDMSGMMRWTLLFSAVAMVLLSASVVRRLRDRAKSPLWALLPVVLTMIGYATYPTNVEGILSMPRWATFAMFLVSLTTQISLIYLIVLLAGRSRPGKAGASA from the coding sequence GTGAAGACGTATTTCACCTCCATCGCACACAACTTGGCGAGCCTCTGGCGCTTTTCGGGCAATGACGGGCGCGGCCTTTTCTGGCCGTATACGATAACGGTCGCTATTCTCATCTATGCCGCGATGATGTCGGCCATGGTGCCCGAGATGGAAAGAACGGTCTCCGGGATGACAAGACCCGAGGATGTGTTCTCGATCGATATGTCGGGCATGATGCGATGGACGCTGTTGTTTAGCGCAGTCGCGATGGTGCTGCTTTCAGCTTCGGTCGTTCGGCGGCTGAGAGACCGGGCAAAATCGCCGCTCTGGGCACTCCTGCCCGTCGTGTTGACGATGATCGGCTATGCGACATACCCGACAAATGTGGAGGGGATTCTCTCAATGCCCCGGTGGGCAACGTTTGCGATGTTCCTGGTCAGCCTGACCACGCAGATTTCGTTGATTTATCTGATCGTGTTGCTGGCAGGCCGGAGCAGACCGGGGAAAGCCGGCGCGTCCGCATAG
- a CDS encoding adenylate kinase → MKLILLGPPGAGKGTQAQRLVEKHGIPQLSTGDMLRAAVKAGTEVGRRAKAVMDAGELVSDEIVNAIVAERIDQPDCKKGFILDGYPRTLVQADSVEKMLAERGLKLDMVIELVVDDKALVGRIVKRAEEAAAAGQPVRKDDNPEVFEERLREYYKKTAPLIGYYYAKGLLKGVDGMASIDDVTTQIEALLAANK, encoded by the coding sequence ATGAAGCTGATACTGCTGGGCCCGCCGGGGGCGGGCAAGGGGACGCAGGCGCAGCGGCTGGTCGAGAAGCACGGAATCCCGCAGCTTTCCACGGGCGACATGCTGCGCGCGGCGGTGAAGGCCGGCACCGAGGTCGGCCGACGCGCCAAGGCGGTGATGGATGCCGGCGAGCTGGTGTCGGACGAGATCGTCAACGCGATCGTCGCCGAGCGCATCGACCAGCCCGATTGCAAGAAGGGCTTCATTCTCGACGGCTATCCGCGCACGCTGGTCCAGGCCGATTCGGTCGAGAAGATGCTGGCCGAGCGCGGCCTGAAGCTCGACATGGTCATCGAGCTCGTCGTCGACGACAAGGCGCTGGTCGGCCGCATCGTCAAGCGCGCCGAAGAGGCGGCCGCCGCCGGGCAGCCGGTCCGCAAGGACGACAATCCGGAGGTGTTCGAGGAGCGCCTGCGCGAATACTACAAGAAGACGGCGCCGCTGATCGGCTACTACTACGCCAAGGGCCTGCTCAAGGGCGTGGACGGCATGGCGTCGATCGACGACGTGACGACGCAGATCGAGGCGCTTCTCGCCGCGAACAAGTGA
- the rpsN gene encoding 30S ribosomal protein S14: MAKTSSVEKNNKRRKMVANAAAKRKALKAIVMDQSLPLEERFRAQLKLSAMPRNGARTRIRNRCEVTGRPRAFYRKLGMSRIALRELGSLGMIPGLVKSSW; this comes from the coding sequence ATGGCCAAGACCAGTTCAGTCGAAAAGAACAACAAGCGCCGCAAGATGGTCGCCAACGCCGCTGCCAAGCGCAAGGCGCTGAAGGCGATCGTCATGGATCAGTCGCTGCCGCTCGAGGAGCGCTTCCGCGCCCAGCTCAAGCTGTCGGCGATGCCCCGCAACGGCGCCCGCACCCGCATCCGCAACCGGTGCGAAGTGACCGGCCGTCCGCGCGCGTTCTACCGCAAGCTCGGCATGTCGCGTATCGCGCTGCGTGAGCTCGGTTCGCTCGGGATGATCCCGGGCCTCGTGAAGTCCAGCTGGTAA
- the rpsK gene encoding 30S ribosomal protein S11 encodes MAKEATRVRRRERKNISTGVAHVNSTFNNTMITITDAQGNAIAWSSAGAQGFKGSRKSTPFAAQMAAEDCAKKAQEHGMRMLEVEVCGPGSGRESALRALQAAGFTITSIRDVTPIPHNGCRPRKKRRV; translated from the coding sequence ATGGCCAAGGAAGCCACACGCGTCCGCCGTCGCGAACGCAAGAACATCTCGACGGGCGTCGCGCACGTCAATTCGACGTTCAACAACACGATGATCACCATCACCGACGCGCAGGGCAATGCGATTGCCTGGTCGTCGGCGGGCGCCCAGGGCTTCAAGGGTTCGCGCAAGTCGACCCCGTTTGCTGCGCAGATGGCTGCCGAGGACTGTGCCAAGAAGGCGCAGGAGCACGGCATGCGCATGCTGGAGGTCGAGGTCTGCGGTCCGGGTTCGGGCCGTGAGTCCGCGCTTCGCGCGCTGCAGGCGGCGGGCTTCACCATCACGTCGATCCGCGACGTGACGCCGATCCCGCACAATGGCTGCCGCCCGCGCAAGAAGCGCCGCGTCTGA
- the rpsH gene encoding 30S ribosomal protein S8, translated as MSLSDPLGDMLTRIRNAYGRKKSKVSTPASTLRARVLEVMKSEGYIRDYAQTDFGNGKSEIEIELKYAEGQPVIREIARVSKPGRRVYVSVKSIPQVANGLGISILSTPKGVMADHQAREQNVGGEILCQIF; from the coding sequence ATGTCTTTGAGTGATCCCCTCGGCGATATGCTGACCCGCATCCGCAACGCTTATGGCCGCAAGAAGTCGAAGGTTTCGACGCCGGCCTCGACGCTGCGCGCCCGTGTTCTCGAAGTGATGAAGTCGGAAGGCTACATCCGCGACTACGCCCAGACCGATTTCGGCAACGGCAAGTCCGAGATCGAGATCGAACTGAAGTATGCCGAAGGCCAGCCGGTCATCCGCGAGATCGCTCGCGTGTCCAAGCCCGGCCGTCGCGTCTACGTTTCGGTCAAGTCGATCCCGCAGGTCGCCAACGGCCTCGGCATCTCGATCCTTTCGACCCCGAAGGGCGTGATGGCCGACCACCAGGCGCGCGAGCAGAACGTCGGCGGCGAAATCCTCTGCCAGATCTTCTGA
- the rplO gene encoding 50S ribosomal protein L15, translating to MKLNELRDNEGATKDRKRLGRGIGSGKGKTGGRGVKGQKARSGVAINGFEGGQMPLYRRLPKRGFTPISSKSFATVSLGRIQAAIDAKKLDAKETVDAAALVKAGVIRRVKDGVRVLSDGELKAKVSFDVAGASKAALEKIEKAGGSIKLPEAKSE from the coding sequence ATGAAACTCAACGAATTGCGCGACAACGAAGGCGCAACCAAGGACCGCAAGCGGCTCGGCCGCGGCATCGGCTCCGGCAAGGGCAAGACCGGCGGACGCGGCGTGAAGGGCCAGAAGGCCCGCTCCGGCGTGGCCATCAACGGCTTCGAGGGCGGCCAGATGCCGCTCTACCGTCGCCTGCCCAAGCGCGGCTTCACGCCTATCTCGTCGAAGTCCTTTGCGACCGTTTCGCTCGGCCGCATCCAGGCTGCGATCGACGCCAAGAAGCTCGACGCCAAGGAGACGGTGGATGCCGCCGCTCTCGTCAAGGCCGGCGTGATCCGTCGCGTCAAGGACGGCGTGCGCGTTCTCTCGGACGGCGAGCTCAAGGCGAAGGTCTCGTTCGACGTGGCCGGCGCCTCCAAGGCGGCTCTCGAGAAGATCGAAAAGGCGGGCGGCTCGATCAAGCTGCCGGAAGCCAAGTCCGAGTGA
- the secY gene encoding preprotein translocase subunit SecY, translating into MASAAEQLASNLNFAAFAKAEDLKKRIWFTLGALLVYRLGTYIPIPGINPDAFAQAFAGQSRGVLGIFNMFAGGAVERMAIFALGIMPYISASIIMQLMTSVVPTLEQLKKEGEQGRKVINQYTRYGTVLLATVQAYGIAVGLEGGAGIVTDPGWFFKLSAVITLVGGTMFLMWLGEQITARGIGNGISLIIFAGIVAGLPSALSGTLELGRTGALSTGLILAIIVLAVVVIALIVFFERAQRRLLIQYPKRQVGNRMFQGDTSHLPLKLNTAGVIPPIFASSLLLLPATVAGFSDTTAMPGWASSILAALGHGQPLYMALYAAMIVFFAFFYTAIVFNPKDTADQLKKHSGFIPGYRPGERTAEYIDYVLTRITVVGAIYLVVICLLPEFLISATGVPFYLGGTSLLIVVSVTLDTVAQIQGHLIAHQYEGLIKKSKLRGGKR; encoded by the coding sequence ATGGCATCAGCAGCCGAGCAGCTTGCCTCGAACCTCAATTTCGCGGCCTTCGCCAAGGCGGAGGACCTCAAGAAACGCATCTGGTTCACGCTCGGCGCTCTGCTTGTCTATCGCCTCGGCACCTATATCCCGATCCCCGGCATCAACCCGGATGCCTTCGCGCAGGCCTTCGCGGGCCAGTCGCGCGGCGTGCTCGGCATCTTCAACATGTTCGCGGGCGGCGCGGTCGAGCGTATGGCGATCTTCGCGCTCGGCATCATGCCCTACATCTCGGCCTCCATCATCATGCAGCTCATGACGTCGGTGGTCCCGACGCTGGAGCAGCTGAAGAAGGAAGGCGAACAGGGCCGCAAGGTCATCAACCAGTACACCCGCTACGGCACCGTGCTGCTTGCCACCGTGCAGGCCTACGGCATCGCGGTCGGCCTGGAAGGCGGCGCGGGCATCGTCACCGACCCGGGCTGGTTCTTCAAGCTGTCCGCCGTCATCACGCTCGTCGGCGGCACGATGTTCCTGATGTGGCTCGGCGAGCAGATAACCGCCCGCGGCATCGGCAACGGCATCTCGCTCATCATCTTCGCCGGCATCGTGGCCGGCCTGCCGTCGGCGCTGTCCGGCACGCTGGAACTCGGCCGCACCGGCGCGCTGTCGACCGGCCTGATCCTGGCGATCATCGTGCTCGCGGTCGTGGTGATCGCGCTGATCGTGTTCTTCGAGCGCGCCCAGCGCAGGCTGCTGATCCAGTATCCGAAGCGCCAGGTGGGCAACCGCATGTTCCAGGGCGACACCTCGCACCTGCCGCTGAAGCTGAACACCGCCGGCGTCATCCCGCCGATCTTCGCGTCCTCGCTGCTGCTCCTGCCCGCGACCGTGGCCGGCTTCTCCGACACGACTGCGATGCCTGGCTGGGCGAGCTCCATCCTGGCCGCGCTCGGTCACGGCCAGCCGCTTTACATGGCGCTCTATGCGGCGATGATCGTCTTCTTCGCCTTCTTCTACACGGCGATCGTCTTCAATCCGAAGGACACGGCCGACCAGCTGAAGAAGCATTCCGGCTTCATCCCCGGCTACCGCCCGGGCGAGCGGACGGCCGAATACATCGATTACGTGCTGACCCGCATCACGGTCGTCGGGGCAATCTATCTCGTCGTGATCTGCCTGTTACCCGAATTTCTCATTTCGGCGACCGGCGTTCCGTTCTATCTCGGTGGCACGTCGCTGCTGATCGTCGTGAGCGTCACGCTCGACACGGTGGCGCAGATCCAGGGTCATCTGATCGCCCATCAGTACGAAGGGCTGATCAAGAAGTCGAAGTTGCGGGGGGGCAAGAGATAG
- the rplF gene encoding 50S ribosomal protein L6, with product MSRIGKKPVALPQGVTASVNGQTVSAKGPKGELKFVVNDEVLVKLQDGEIAVEPRDQSKLARSKWGMSRTMIVNILNGVKDGFEKRLEINGVGYRAAMQGKNLQLSLGFSHEVVYQTPEGITIATPKPTEIVVSGIDKQQVGQVAAEIREYRGPEPYKGKGVKYAGEKIVRKEGKKK from the coding sequence ATGTCTCGTATTGGCAAGAAGCCCGTCGCTCTCCCGCAGGGCGTGACCGCCTCGGTCAACGGCCAGACGGTGAGCGCGAAGGGACCGAAGGGCGAACTCAAGTTCGTCGTCAACGACGAGGTCCTGGTCAAGCTGCAGGACGGCGAGATCGCCGTCGAGCCGCGCGACCAGTCGAAGCTCGCACGGTCGAAGTGGGGCATGTCCCGCACGATGATCGTCAACATCCTCAACGGCGTGAAGGACGGTTTCGAGAAGCGTCTCGAGATCAACGGCGTTGGCTATCGCGCGGCCATGCAGGGCAAGAACCTGCAGCTGTCGCTCGGCTTCAGCCACGAAGTCGTCTACCAGACGCCGGAGGGCATCACGATCGCGACGCCGAAGCCGACCGAGATCGTCGTCAGCGGCATCGACAAGCAGCAGGTCGGCCAGGTAGCCGCCGAGATCCGCGAATATCGCGGCCCCGAGCCCTACAAAGGCAAGGGCGTAAAGTATGCGGGCGAGAAGATCGTCCGTAAGGAAGGCAAGAAGAAGTAA
- the rplQ gene encoding 50S ribosomal protein L17 translates to MRHGRSGRRLNRTVSHRKALFSNMAASLIEHEQILTTLPKAKELRPIVEKLVTLGKRGDLHARRQVISAIGSDTLAKRLFETIAPRYASRNGGYLRIMKAGFRHGDNAAMAVIEFVDRDVSAKGAADRARTEAEAAAESEAA, encoded by the coding sequence ATGCGCCATGGACGTTCCGGCCGCCGGCTGAACCGCACCGTCAGCCACCGCAAGGCCCTGTTCTCGAACATGGCCGCATCCCTCATCGAGCACGAGCAGATCCTCACCACGCTGCCCAAGGCCAAGGAGCTTCGCCCGATCGTGGAGAAGCTCGTGACGCTGGGCAAGCGCGGCGACCTGCACGCCCGCCGCCAGGTGATCTCGGCCATCGGCTCCGACACGCTGGCCAAGCGCCTGTTCGAGACGATCGCGCCCCGTTACGCCTCGCGTAACGGCGGCTACTTGCGCATCATGAAGGCGGGCTTCCGTCACGGCGACAACGCCGCGATGGCGGTGATCGAGTTCGTCGACCGCGACGTCTCGGCCAAGGGTGCGGCCGACCGCGCCCGCACCGAGGCCGAGGCCGCCGCCGAGAGCGAAGCCGCCTGA
- the rpmD gene encoding 50S ribosomal protein L30, whose product MAKKATKTITVEQIGSPIRRPKEQRATLVGLGLNKMHRRRTLEDTPSVRGMIASVGHLVRIVDEA is encoded by the coding sequence ATGGCGAAGAAAGCCACCAAGACCATCACCGTCGAGCAGATCGGCAGCCCGATCCGTCGTCCGAAGGAACAGCGCGCGACGCTCGTGGGCCTCGGCCTGAACAAGATGCATCGCCGCCGCACGCTCGAGGATACCCCCTCGGTCCGCGGCATGATCGCCTCCGTCGGCCATCTCGTCCGCATCGTCGACGAGGCGTGA
- a CDS encoding DNA-directed RNA polymerase subunit alpha has protein sequence MIQKNWQDLIKPNKVEFSSKGKTMTSLVAEPLERGFGLTLGNALRRVLLSSLRGAAVTAVQIDGVLHEFSSIAGVREDVTDIVLNIKEIAIKMEGDGPKRMVVRKQGPGYVTAGDIQTVGDVEILNPDHVICTLDEGAEIRMEFTVDTGKGYVPAERNRADDAPIGLIPVDSLYSPVKKVSYKVENTREGQVLDYDKLTLSIETDGSITGEDAVAFAARILQDQLSLFVNFDEPQKEQATEAVTELAFNPALLKKVDELELSVRSANCLKNDNIVYIGDLIQKTEAEMLRTPNFGRKSLNEIKEVLAAMGLHLGMEVPDWPPENIEDLAKRYEDQY, from the coding sequence ATGATCCAGAAAAACTGGCAGGACCTGATCAAGCCGAACAAGGTCGAGTTCTCCTCGAAGGGCAAGACCATGACGTCGCTGGTCGCCGAACCGCTCGAGCGCGGCTTCGGCTTGACCCTCGGCAACGCGCTGCGTCGCGTTCTTCTCTCGTCGCTGCGCGGCGCGGCCGTGACCGCGGTGCAGATCGACGGCGTGCTGCATGAGTTCTCCTCGATCGCCGGCGTGCGCGAGGACGTGACCGACATCGTGCTGAACATCAAGGAAATCGCCATCAAGATGGAAGGCGATGGACCCAAGCGCATGGTCGTGCGCAAGCAGGGCCCGGGCTACGTCACCGCCGGCGACATCCAGACCGTGGGCGACGTCGAGATCCTGAACCCCGACCACGTGATCTGCACCCTCGACGAGGGCGCCGAGATCCGCATGGAGTTCACGGTCGACACCGGCAAGGGCTACGTGCCTGCCGAGCGCAACCGCGCCGACGACGCGCCGATCGGCCTCATCCCGGTCGACTCGCTCTATTCGCCGGTCAAGAAGGTCTCCTACAAGGTCGAGAACACCCGCGAGGGCCAGGTTCTCGACTACGACAAGCTGACGCTGTCGATCGAGACCGACGGCTCGATCACGGGCGAGGACGCCGTGGCGTTCGCCGCGCGCATCCTGCAGGACCAGCTGTCGCTGTTCGTCAACTTCGACGAGCCGCAGAAGGAGCAGGCGACGGAAGCCGTCACCGAGCTCGCCTTCAACCCGGCGCTGCTGAAGAAGGTCGACGAGCTCGAACTGTCGGTCCGCTCGGCGAACTGCCTGAAGAACGACAACATCGTCTACATCGGCGACCTGATCCAGAAGACCGAGGCGGAGATGCTGCGCACCCCGAACTTCGGCCGCAAGTCGCTCAACGAGATCAAGGAAGTGCTCGCGGCGATGGGCCTGCATCTCGGCATGGAAGTGCCGGACTGGCCGCCGGAGAACATCGAAGACCTCGCCAAGCGCTACGAAGACCAGTACTGA
- the rplR gene encoding 50S ribosomal protein L18: MAAKQSTQKRAQRIRRQLKKVAGERPRLSVHRSSKHIYVQLIDDAQGRTLAAASTLDKELKGSLKTGADTAAAAAVGKLVAERAKKAGVTEVVFDRGPYIYHGRVKALADAAREGGLSF, translated from the coding sequence ATGGCCGCGAAGCAGTCCACCCAGAAGCGCGCGCAGCGCATCCGCCGTCAGCTCAAGAAGGTTGCCGGCGAGCGTCCGCGCCTGTCCGTGCATCGCTCGTCGAAGCACATCTACGTCCAACTCATCGACGACGCGCAGGGCCGCACGCTCGCCGCAGCGTCGACCCTCGACAAGGAGTTGAAGGGCTCGCTGAAGACCGGCGCCGACACGGCAGCGGCGGCAGCGGTCGGCAAGCTCGTCGCCGAGCGGGCCAAGAAGGCCGGCGTGACCGAGGTCGTGTTCGACCGCGGCCCGTATATCTATCACGGCCGCGTCAAGGCGCTCGCCGATGCCGCCCGCGAGGGCGGACTGAGCTTCTAG
- the rpsM gene encoding 30S ribosomal protein S13, translating to MARIAGVNIPTNKRVIIALQYIHGIGPKFAAEIVEKVGIPAERRVNQLTDAEVLQIREAIDRDYKVEGDLRREVSMNIKRLMDLGCYRGLRHRRSLPVRGQRTHTNARTRKGPAKPIAGKKK from the coding sequence ATGGCTCGTATAGCCGGCGTCAACATTCCGACCAACAAGCGCGTGATCATCGCGCTGCAGTACATCCATGGCATCGGCCCGAAGTTCGCGGCCGAGATCGTGGAGAAGGTCGGCATCCCCGCGGAGCGCCGCGTCAACCAGCTCACCGATGCTGAGGTGCTGCAGATCCGCGAAGCGATCGACCGCGACTACAAGGTCGAGGGTGACCTGCGCCGCGAAGTGTCGATGAACATCAAGCGCCTGATGGACCTCGGCTGCTACCGCGGCCTGCGCCATCGCCGCTCGCTGCCGGTTCGCGGCCAGCGCACGCACACGAACGCTCGCACCCGCAAGGGTCCGGCGAAGCCCATCGCGGGCAAGAAGAAGTAA